A stretch of the Chelonoidis abingdonii isolate Lonesome George chromosome 11, CheloAbing_2.0, whole genome shotgun sequence genome encodes the following:
- the SETDB1 gene encoding histone-lysine N-methyltransferase SETDB1 isoform X5 yields the protein MDSPEVTELQQEVMEELGISMEELQQFIDEELEKFECVKQRKQQLEELEKSVEQKEAEVAYVDQLFDDASRAIGKCEILVKDLYSKLGLQYRESSSEDEDSASKPTEVIEIPDEDDDDVMSIDSGDTSNRISKDQTLLREAMAAMRKSAQDVQKFMEAVNKKTNAQDLQKDGLSSPPSSVGVSQQVSSALAGGDLSNDGDLVVGMRILGKKRTKTWHKGILIAIQAVGAGKKFKVKFDNKGKSLLSGNHIAYDYHPSAEKLYVGSRVVAKYKDGNQVWLYAGIVAETPNMKNKLRFLIFFDDGYASYVTQSELYPICRPLKKTWEDIEDVSCRDFIEEYISAYPNRPMVLLKSGQLIKTEWEGTWWKSRVEEVDGSLVKILFLDDKRCEWIYRGSTRLEPMFSMKTSTASTLEKKQGGQMRTRPNVGAVRSKGPVVQYTQDLTGTSTQFKPIEQIQAMSAAAPSVSPQPAEMESPESQLAQSRKQVAKKSTSFRPGSVGSGHSSPASPVLSETPPMGKAAVNQQYRGSYSSGQPGSSTVQPFHGMMDRVPNEPSYRAPMEKLFYLPHVCSYACLSRVRPIRSDQYRSKNPLLIPLLYDFRRMTARRRVNRKMGFHVIYKTPCGLCLRTMQEIERYIFETDCDFLFLEMFCLDPYVLVDRKFQPYKPFYYIADITKGKEDVPLSCVNEIDTTPPPQVAYSKERIPGKGVYINTSWEFLVGCDCKDGCRDKSKCACHQLTVQATGCTPGGQINPNSGYQHKRLEECLPTGVYECNKRCKCNTNMCTNRLVQHGLQVRLQLFKTQNKGWGIRCLDDIAKGSFVCIYAGKILTDDFADKEGLEMGDEYFANLDHIESVENFKEGYESDAKCSSDSSGVDLKDEEEENTGTEEQEESNEDSSDDNFCKDEDFSTSSVWRSYATRRQTRGQKENGLSETASKDSGLTRQISHDEAAVAAACKLPVSEETSKNKVASWLSSNSMSDSFQDNDSASSFKMNEASEVKAGKVEVLGDREKPSTSGLGGKEAFGLDADSKMQKKEESEEPNKLSMASETGKLYGYNPSPMKLEGIRRPPSKTIMHQSKRHLAPPQQAADDVLTLSSSTDSEGENGQPAAGQAQGNTNDSDDIQTISSGSEEEEIDDKKNSSSGLGPVKRQVAVKSTRGFALKSTHGIAIKSTNMASAEKGENMLVRKNTRQFYDGEESCYIIDAKLEGNLGRYLNHSCSPNLFVQNVFVDTHDLRFPWVAFFASKRIRAGTELTWDYNYEVGSVEGKELLCCCGAIECRGRLL from the exons ATGGATTCTCCAGAAGTAACAGAGTTGCAGCAAGAAGTGATGGAGGAGTTGGGGATCTCTATGGAAGAGCTCCAGCAATTCATTGATGAGGAGCTGGAGAAGTTTGAATGTGTGAAGCAACGGAAACAGCAGCTGGAAGAGCTGGAAAAAAGCGTGGAACAGAAAGAAGCAGAAGTTGCATATGTCGACCAGCTCTTTGATGATGCTTCAAG AGCCATTGGTAAATGCGAGATACTGGTAAAAGATCTCTACTCCAAGCTGGGCCTTCAGTATCGTGAGAGCAGCTCTGAAGATGAGGACTCAGCTTCCAAGCCCACGGAAGTGATCGAAATCCCAGATGAGGATGACGACGATGTTATGAGTATTGATTCGG GTGATACAAGTAACCGAATCTCAAAGGATCAGACGCTG CTTCGAGAAGCCATGGCTGCGATGAGGAAGTCTGCCCAAGATGTTCAGAAATTTATGGAAGctgttaacaaaaaaacaaatgccCAGGACCTGCAAaaag ATGGATTGTCCTCTCCACCGAGCTCTGTTGGCGTGTCCCAGCAGGTGAGCTCTGCACTTGCCGGGGGTGACCTCAGCAATGACGGTGACCTGGTGGTTGGTATGCGTATCCTAGGCAAGAAGAGGACCAAGACATGGCACAAAGGAATTTTGATTGCAATCCAGGCAGTAG GTGCTGGTAAGAAGTTCAAAGTGAAATTCGACAACAAAGGGAAGAGTTTGCTTTCTGGCAATCACATTGCATATGACTATCATCCCTCTGCTGAGAAGCTCTATGTTGGAAGCCGGGTTGTGGCCAAATACAAGGATGGGAATCAAGTCTGGCTCTACGCTGGTATTGTGGCCGAAACACCGAATATGAAGAATAAACTGAG GTTCCTGATCTTCTTCGATGATGGCTATGCATCTTACGTCACTCAGTCGGAGCTATACCCGATCTGCAGGCCAC TAAAGAAGACCTGGGAAGACATAGAAGACGTTTCCTGTCGTGATTTCATAGAGGAGTACATCAGTGCCTACCCAAACCGTCCCATGGTACTGCTGAAGAGCGGCCAGCTGATTAAAACAGAATGGGAAGGGACCTGGTGGAAGTCCAGAGTGGAGGAAGTGGATGGCAGTCTGGTCAAAATCCTCTTCCTG GATGACAAACGCTGTGAATGGATTTACCGTGGTTCCACGCGTCTGGAGCCTATGTTCAGCATGAAAACCTCCACGGCCTCCACTCTGGAAAAGAAACAAGGAGGGCAGATGAGGACTCGTCCCAATGTTG GTGCTGTGAGGAGCAAAGGGCCTGTAGTACAGTACACACAAGATTTAACAGGAACCAGCACCCAGTTTAAACCTATAGAACAAATCCAAGCAATGTCTGCAGCTGCACCGTCTGTTTCCCCACAGCCAGCTGAGATGGA AAGCCCTGAAAGTCAGCTGGCTCAGTCCAGAAAGCAAGTGGCCAAGAAAAGCACATCCTTCCGTCCTGGCTCTGTGGGGTCTGGGCACTCTTCGCCTGCTTCTCCTGTCCTAAGTGAAACTCCTCCTATGGGAAAAGCTGCAGTGAACCAGCAGTATCG tGGAAGCTATTCCAGTggccagccaggcagcagcacagtGCAGCCATTCCACGGCATGATGGACAGGGTGCCCAATGAGCCCTCATACCGGGCCCCGATGGAGAAGCTTTTTTACCTACCCCACGTCTGCAGCTACGCCTGCCTGTCACGGGTCCGCCCCATCCGGAGCGACCAGTACCGCAGCAAGAACCCCCTCCTCATCCCACTTCTCTACGACTTCCGGCGCATGACTGCCCGCCGCCGCGTCAACCGCAAGATGGGCTTCCACGTCATCTACAAGACGCCGTGCGGGCTGTGCCTGCGCACCATGCAAGAGATCGAGCGCTACATCTTCGAGACGGACTGCGACTTCCTCTTCCTGGAGATGTTCTGCCTAGACCCCTACGTGCTGGTGGACCGCAAGTTCCAGCCGTACAAACCCTTCTACTACATTGCAGACATCACCAAAGGCAAGGAGGATGTGCCGCTGTCCTGTGTCAATGAGATAGACACCACCCCTCCTCCGCAGGTGGCGTATAGCAAGGAGCGCATCCCGGGGAAAGGAGTCTACATCAACACCAGCTGGGAGTTCCTCGTGGGCTGTGACTGTAAAGATGGCTGCAGAGACAA ATCTAAATGTGCCTGCCACCAGCTGACAGTCCAAGCGACAGGCTGCACCCCCGGTGGGCAGATCAATCCCAATTCTGGCTACCAGCACAAGAGGCTGGAGGAGTGCCTCCCCACAGG agTTTATGAATGTAACAAGAGATGCAAATGCAACACGAACATGTGCACCAATCGCTTGGTACAACATGGACTCCAAGTCAGACTCCAGCTATTCAAGACTCAGAACAAAGGCTGGGGAATCCGCTGCCTTGACGATATTGCCAAGGGCTCTTTCGTCTGCATCTATGCAG GGAAAATCCTGACAGACGACTTTGCCGACAAAGAAGGGCTGGAGATGGGGGACGAGTATTTTGCCAACCTGGATCACATTGAGAGCGTGGAGAACTTCAAGGAGGGCTACGAAAGCGATGCCAAGTGCTCCTCCGACAGCAGCGGCGTGGACCTGAAGGATGAAGAGGAAGAGAACACGGGCACCGAGGAGCAGGAGGAGTCCAACGAGGACAGCTCCGACGACAACTTCTGCAAGGACGAGGATTTCAGCACCAGCTCGGTGTGGCGCAGCTACGCCACCCGCCGGCAGACCCGGGGCCAGAAGGAGAACGGCCTGTCTGAGACAGCCTCCAAGGACTCCGGCCTCACCAGGCAGATCAGCCACGACGAGGCCGCCGTGGCTGCCGCCTGCAAACTGCCCGTGTCTGAGGAGACCTCCAAAAACAAGGTGGCCTCCTGGCTGAGCTCCAATAGCATGTCGGACAGCTTCCAGGACAACGATAGCGCCTCCTCGTTCAAGATGAATGAGGCCAGCGAGGTCAAGGCAGGCAAAGTAGAAGTCCTGGGTGACCGGGAGAAGCCCTCCACCTCTGGGCTTGGGGGCAAGGAGGCCTTTGGCTTGGATGCCGACTCGAAGATGCAGAAGAAGGAG GAATCTGAAGAGCCAAACAAGCTTTCGAT GGCATCCGAGACAGGCAAGCTGTATGGCTATAATCCGAGCCCCATGAAACTCGAGGGGATCCGGAGGCCACCAAGCAAGACCATCATGCATCAGAGCAAAAGGCACTTGGCCCCTCCCCAGCAAGCAGCTGAC GATGTGCTAACGCTGTCAAGTAGCACGGACAGCGAGGGGGAGAACGGCCAGCCGGCAGCAGGACAAGCGCAGGGCAACACGAATGATAGTGATGACATCCAGACTATTTCCTCtggctcagaggaggaggagatcgATGATAAAAAGAATTCCTCTTCTGGTCTAG GCCCCGTTAAAAGGCAAGTGGCAGTGAAGTCCACACGGGGTTTTGCCCTCAAATCGACTCACGGGATTGCCATAAAGTCGACCAACATGGCATCAGCTGAGAAGGGGGAGAACATGCTAGTGCGCAAAAACACCCGCCAGTTTTATGATGGCGAAGAGTCTTGCTATATCATTGATGCCAAACTCGAAGGGAACCTCGGCCGTTACCTCAAT CATAGCTGCAGCCCCAACCTGTTTGTGCAGAATGTCTTTGTGGACACGCATGATCTCCGTTTCCCCTGGGTTGCCTTCTTCGCTAGCAA GAGGATCCGAGCCGGGACTGAGCTGACCTGGGATTATAACTACGAGGTGGGCAGCGTGGAGGGCAAGGagctcctgtgctgctgtggtGCTATCGAATGCCGAGGCAGGCTGCTCTGA
- the SETDB1 gene encoding histone-lysine N-methyltransferase SETDB1 isoform X6, giving the protein MDSPEVTELQQEVMEELGISMEELQQFIDEELEKFECVKQRKQQLEELEKSVEQKEAEVAYVDQLFDDASRAIGKCEILVKDLYSKLGLQYRESSSEDEDSASKPTEVIEIPDEDDDDVMSDTSNRISKDQTLLREAMAAMRKSAQDVQKFMEAVNKKTNAQDLQKDGLSSPPSSVGVSQQVSSALAGGDLSNDGDLVVGMRILGKKRTKTWHKGILIAIQAVGAGKKFKVKFDNKGKSLLSGNHIAYDYHPSAEKLYVGSRVVAKYKDGNQVWLYAGIVAETPNMKNKLRFLIFFDDGYASYVTQSELYPICRPLKKTWEDIEDVSCRDFIEEYISAYPNRPMVLLKSGQLIKTEWEGTWWKSRVEEVDGSLVKILFLDDKRCEWIYRGSTRLEPMFSMKTSTASTLEKKQGGQMRTRPNVGAVRSKGPVVQYTQDLTGTSTQFKPIEQIQAMSAAAPSVSPQPAEMESPESQLAQSRKQVAKKSTSFRPGSVGSGHSSPASPVLSETPPMGKAAVNQQYRGSYSSGQPGSSTVQPFHGMMDRVPNEPSYRAPMEKLFYLPHVCSYACLSRVRPIRSDQYRSKNPLLIPLLYDFRRMTARRRVNRKMGFHVIYKTPCGLCLRTMQEIERYIFETDCDFLFLEMFCLDPYVLVDRKFQPYKPFYYIADITKGKEDVPLSCVNEIDTTPPPQVAYSKERIPGKGVYINTSWEFLVGCDCKDGCRDKSKCACHQLTVQATGCTPGGQINPNSGYQHKRLEECLPTGVYECNKRCKCNTNMCTNRLVQHGLQVRLQLFKTQNKGWGIRCLDDIAKGSFVCIYAGKILTDDFADKEGLEMGDEYFANLDHIESVENFKEGYESDAKCSSDSSGVDLKDEEEENTGTEEQEESNEDSSDDNFCKDEDFSTSSVWRSYATRRQTRGQKENGLSETASKDSGLTRQISHDEAAVAAACKLPVSEETSKNKVASWLSSNSMSDSFQDNDSASSFKMNEASEVKAGKVEVLGDREKPSTSGLGGKEAFGLDADSKMQKKEESEEPNKLSMASETGKLYGYNPSPMKLEGIRRPPSKTIMHQSKRHLAPPQQAADDVLTLSSSTDSEGENGQPAAGQAQGNTNDSDDIQTISSGSEEEEIDDKKNSSSGLGPVKRQVAVKSTRGFALKSTHGIAIKSTNMASAEKGENMLVRKNTRQFYDGEESCYIIDAKLEGNLGRYLNHSCSPNLFVQNVFVDTHDLRFPWVAFFASKRIRAGTELTWDYNYEVGSVEGKELLCCCGAIECRGRLL; this is encoded by the exons ATGGATTCTCCAGAAGTAACAGAGTTGCAGCAAGAAGTGATGGAGGAGTTGGGGATCTCTATGGAAGAGCTCCAGCAATTCATTGATGAGGAGCTGGAGAAGTTTGAATGTGTGAAGCAACGGAAACAGCAGCTGGAAGAGCTGGAAAAAAGCGTGGAACAGAAAGAAGCAGAAGTTGCATATGTCGACCAGCTCTTTGATGATGCTTCAAG AGCCATTGGTAAATGCGAGATACTGGTAAAAGATCTCTACTCCAAGCTGGGCCTTCAGTATCGTGAGAGCAGCTCTGAAGATGAGGACTCAGCTTCCAAGCCCACGGAAGTGATCGAAATCCCAGATGAGGATGACGACGATGTTATGA GTGATACAAGTAACCGAATCTCAAAGGATCAGACGCTG CTTCGAGAAGCCATGGCTGCGATGAGGAAGTCTGCCCAAGATGTTCAGAAATTTATGGAAGctgttaacaaaaaaacaaatgccCAGGACCTGCAAaaag ATGGATTGTCCTCTCCACCGAGCTCTGTTGGCGTGTCCCAGCAGGTGAGCTCTGCACTTGCCGGGGGTGACCTCAGCAATGACGGTGACCTGGTGGTTGGTATGCGTATCCTAGGCAAGAAGAGGACCAAGACATGGCACAAAGGAATTTTGATTGCAATCCAGGCAGTAG GTGCTGGTAAGAAGTTCAAAGTGAAATTCGACAACAAAGGGAAGAGTTTGCTTTCTGGCAATCACATTGCATATGACTATCATCCCTCTGCTGAGAAGCTCTATGTTGGAAGCCGGGTTGTGGCCAAATACAAGGATGGGAATCAAGTCTGGCTCTACGCTGGTATTGTGGCCGAAACACCGAATATGAAGAATAAACTGAG GTTCCTGATCTTCTTCGATGATGGCTATGCATCTTACGTCACTCAGTCGGAGCTATACCCGATCTGCAGGCCAC TAAAGAAGACCTGGGAAGACATAGAAGACGTTTCCTGTCGTGATTTCATAGAGGAGTACATCAGTGCCTACCCAAACCGTCCCATGGTACTGCTGAAGAGCGGCCAGCTGATTAAAACAGAATGGGAAGGGACCTGGTGGAAGTCCAGAGTGGAGGAAGTGGATGGCAGTCTGGTCAAAATCCTCTTCCTG GATGACAAACGCTGTGAATGGATTTACCGTGGTTCCACGCGTCTGGAGCCTATGTTCAGCATGAAAACCTCCACGGCCTCCACTCTGGAAAAGAAACAAGGAGGGCAGATGAGGACTCGTCCCAATGTTG GTGCTGTGAGGAGCAAAGGGCCTGTAGTACAGTACACACAAGATTTAACAGGAACCAGCACCCAGTTTAAACCTATAGAACAAATCCAAGCAATGTCTGCAGCTGCACCGTCTGTTTCCCCACAGCCAGCTGAGATGGA AAGCCCTGAAAGTCAGCTGGCTCAGTCCAGAAAGCAAGTGGCCAAGAAAAGCACATCCTTCCGTCCTGGCTCTGTGGGGTCTGGGCACTCTTCGCCTGCTTCTCCTGTCCTAAGTGAAACTCCTCCTATGGGAAAAGCTGCAGTGAACCAGCAGTATCG tGGAAGCTATTCCAGTggccagccaggcagcagcacagtGCAGCCATTCCACGGCATGATGGACAGGGTGCCCAATGAGCCCTCATACCGGGCCCCGATGGAGAAGCTTTTTTACCTACCCCACGTCTGCAGCTACGCCTGCCTGTCACGGGTCCGCCCCATCCGGAGCGACCAGTACCGCAGCAAGAACCCCCTCCTCATCCCACTTCTCTACGACTTCCGGCGCATGACTGCCCGCCGCCGCGTCAACCGCAAGATGGGCTTCCACGTCATCTACAAGACGCCGTGCGGGCTGTGCCTGCGCACCATGCAAGAGATCGAGCGCTACATCTTCGAGACGGACTGCGACTTCCTCTTCCTGGAGATGTTCTGCCTAGACCCCTACGTGCTGGTGGACCGCAAGTTCCAGCCGTACAAACCCTTCTACTACATTGCAGACATCACCAAAGGCAAGGAGGATGTGCCGCTGTCCTGTGTCAATGAGATAGACACCACCCCTCCTCCGCAGGTGGCGTATAGCAAGGAGCGCATCCCGGGGAAAGGAGTCTACATCAACACCAGCTGGGAGTTCCTCGTGGGCTGTGACTGTAAAGATGGCTGCAGAGACAA ATCTAAATGTGCCTGCCACCAGCTGACAGTCCAAGCGACAGGCTGCACCCCCGGTGGGCAGATCAATCCCAATTCTGGCTACCAGCACAAGAGGCTGGAGGAGTGCCTCCCCACAGG agTTTATGAATGTAACAAGAGATGCAAATGCAACACGAACATGTGCACCAATCGCTTGGTACAACATGGACTCCAAGTCAGACTCCAGCTATTCAAGACTCAGAACAAAGGCTGGGGAATCCGCTGCCTTGACGATATTGCCAAGGGCTCTTTCGTCTGCATCTATGCAG GGAAAATCCTGACAGACGACTTTGCCGACAAAGAAGGGCTGGAGATGGGGGACGAGTATTTTGCCAACCTGGATCACATTGAGAGCGTGGAGAACTTCAAGGAGGGCTACGAAAGCGATGCCAAGTGCTCCTCCGACAGCAGCGGCGTGGACCTGAAGGATGAAGAGGAAGAGAACACGGGCACCGAGGAGCAGGAGGAGTCCAACGAGGACAGCTCCGACGACAACTTCTGCAAGGACGAGGATTTCAGCACCAGCTCGGTGTGGCGCAGCTACGCCACCCGCCGGCAGACCCGGGGCCAGAAGGAGAACGGCCTGTCTGAGACAGCCTCCAAGGACTCCGGCCTCACCAGGCAGATCAGCCACGACGAGGCCGCCGTGGCTGCCGCCTGCAAACTGCCCGTGTCTGAGGAGACCTCCAAAAACAAGGTGGCCTCCTGGCTGAGCTCCAATAGCATGTCGGACAGCTTCCAGGACAACGATAGCGCCTCCTCGTTCAAGATGAATGAGGCCAGCGAGGTCAAGGCAGGCAAAGTAGAAGTCCTGGGTGACCGGGAGAAGCCCTCCACCTCTGGGCTTGGGGGCAAGGAGGCCTTTGGCTTGGATGCCGACTCGAAGATGCAGAAGAAGGAG GAATCTGAAGAGCCAAACAAGCTTTCGAT GGCATCCGAGACAGGCAAGCTGTATGGCTATAATCCGAGCCCCATGAAACTCGAGGGGATCCGGAGGCCACCAAGCAAGACCATCATGCATCAGAGCAAAAGGCACTTGGCCCCTCCCCAGCAAGCAGCTGAC GATGTGCTAACGCTGTCAAGTAGCACGGACAGCGAGGGGGAGAACGGCCAGCCGGCAGCAGGACAAGCGCAGGGCAACACGAATGATAGTGATGACATCCAGACTATTTCCTCtggctcagaggaggaggagatcgATGATAAAAAGAATTCCTCTTCTGGTCTAG GCCCCGTTAAAAGGCAAGTGGCAGTGAAGTCCACACGGGGTTTTGCCCTCAAATCGACTCACGGGATTGCCATAAAGTCGACCAACATGGCATCAGCTGAGAAGGGGGAGAACATGCTAGTGCGCAAAAACACCCGCCAGTTTTATGATGGCGAAGAGTCTTGCTATATCATTGATGCCAAACTCGAAGGGAACCTCGGCCGTTACCTCAAT CATAGCTGCAGCCCCAACCTGTTTGTGCAGAATGTCTTTGTGGACACGCATGATCTCCGTTTCCCCTGGGTTGCCTTCTTCGCTAGCAA GAGGATCCGAGCCGGGACTGAGCTGACCTGGGATTATAACTACGAGGTGGGCAGCGTGGAGGGCAAGGagctcctgtgctgctgtggtGCTATCGAATGCCGAGGCAGGCTGCTCTGA